In Streptomyces sp. SN-593, a single genomic region encodes these proteins:
- a CDS encoding phosphoenolpyruvate-utilizing N-terminal domain-containing protein: protein MTRPRQTPHLDDLEQVRDQLRAEIREARETLTDLRREIRDARELVPLLTDELFTAEVKKQVDELGAATAQAMEDASDRVIARFDRLADTLLGRDHTSRRRGRTSIPDLVARRGDEG from the coding sequence ATGACCCGGCCCCGACAGACCCCGCACCTGGACGACCTGGAGCAGGTACGCGACCAGCTGCGCGCGGAGATCCGCGAGGCCCGCGAGACGCTGACCGACCTGCGCCGCGAGATCCGCGACGCCCGCGAGCTGGTGCCGCTGCTGACCGACGAGCTGTTCACCGCCGAGGTGAAGAAGCAGGTCGACGAGCTCGGCGCGGCCACCGCCCAGGCGATGGAGGACGCGAGCGACCGGGTGATCGCCCGGTTCGACCGGCTGGCTGACACCCTGCTGGGCCGCGACCACACCTCGCGGCGGCGCGGCCGCACCAGCATCCCGGACCTGGTCGCCCGCCGCGGCGACGAGGGCTGA
- a CDS encoding helix-turn-helix domain-containing protein, whose product MTSEEPRQSVQSAWTLRLREEALRAADDDVSRIAYVGLLIATYADADGDRAFPSPETLATICGYSVDMVRRCIAALITAGMLLRRRRQGTTSVLRLLVPVGPVGTVRWDLAPFEAARQAAARRRARSAERTDATAEAPSRRGNQNTRRDGNSQTGKPVASGVPEHPSRRGNQESEHPSRRPENARRDGYENTRRVGGGPIPTSTYGRDPDRDQNVAGLSPQPQVRAREAANDISPPGLQAIDGGGRGTATGQGPLLLPVPTAAPVPADLARIADRMTSLYGVAIPRRFAAPVALDVLGDLDLPDPTGYVLAALDADPARYRPPLPDADTRAPRAAGDS is encoded by the coding sequence GTGACCAGTGAGGAGCCCCGCCAGTCGGTGCAGTCCGCATGGACGCTGCGCCTGCGCGAGGAAGCACTGCGCGCTGCGGATGACGATGTGTCCCGCATCGCCTATGTGGGCCTGCTCATCGCTACCTACGCCGACGCCGACGGGGACCGCGCGTTCCCCAGCCCGGAGACGCTGGCGACCATCTGCGGCTACTCCGTCGACATGGTCCGGCGTTGCATCGCGGCACTCATCACCGCCGGGATGCTGCTGCGCCGCCGCCGCCAGGGCACTACCTCGGTCCTTCGGCTGCTCGTGCCGGTGGGGCCGGTCGGCACCGTCCGTTGGGACCTGGCGCCGTTCGAGGCTGCCCGCCAGGCAGCCGCCCGGCGCCGGGCCCGGTCCGCCGAGCGGACCGACGCGACCGCAGAAGCCCCGTCGCGTCGGGGAAATCAGAACACCCGTCGCGACGGGAACTCCCAGACCGGAAAACCCGTCGCGTCGGGGGTTCCTGAACACCCGTCGCGTCGGGGGAATCAGGAATCAGAACACCCGTCGCGACGCCCCGAGAACGCCCGTCGCGACGGGTACGAGAACACCCGTCGCGTCGGGGGGGGACCTATACCAACCTCTACCTACGGTAGAGACCCTGACAGAGACCAGAACGTGGCTGGCCTTTCACCTCAGCCACAGGTCCGCGCGCGCGAGGCCGCGAACGACATTTCTCCCCCTGGCCTGCAGGCGATCGACGGCGGCGGCCGCGGGACTGCGACCGGGCAGGGCCCGTTACTGCTGCCCGTGCCGACCGCTGCGCCCGTGCCGGCGGATCTGGCCCGGATCGCGGACCGGATGACCTCCCTTTACGGGGTGGCCATCCCTCGGCGGTTCGCCGCGCCCGTCGCCCTGGACGTCCTCGGCGACCTCGACCTGCCGGACCCCACCGGCTACGTCCTGGCCGCGCTGGACGCCGACCCTGCCCGCTACCGGCCACCCCTGCCCGACGCCGACACCCGCGCCCCGCGCGCGGCCGGCGACTCCTGA
- a CDS encoding helix-turn-helix transcriptional regulator has product MTVLTTESGQEDILLTPKEVSDVLRVPVGTLGQWRHRGTGPRSIKYESGGIRYRRSIVLAWLAEQELNSTD; this is encoded by the coding sequence ATGACCGTACTGACCACCGAAAGTGGTCAGGAGGACATCCTTCTGACCCCCAAGGAGGTCTCGGACGTTCTCCGCGTACCGGTCGGCACCCTCGGCCAGTGGCGGCACCGCGGCACCGGCCCCCGGAGCATCAAGTACGAGTCCGGCGGCATCCGCTACCGGCGGTCCATCGTCCTGGCCTGGCTGGCCGAGCAGGAACTGAACAGCACCGACTGA
- a CDS encoding helix-turn-helix domain-containing protein produces the protein MPTMLLRALRVTISHLYAPSEGGLLMGHLTGRLEQILADRQLTERQAAARCGMPYESFRKVLRGLSARPRDATLERIAEGLGVPADVLFRERARDSGELLSAPPVEDITTSEALQIAIARVEEIPADELEAVRRQAEELLRSIQRGANE, from the coding sequence ATGCCGACCATGTTGCTGCGCGCGTTGCGCGTTACGATCAGCCACCTGTATGCGCCTAGTGAGGGTGGCTTGTTGATGGGGCATCTGACCGGCCGGTTGGAGCAGATCTTGGCCGACCGCCAGTTGACCGAACGGCAGGCGGCCGCGCGCTGCGGGATGCCGTACGAGTCCTTCCGGAAGGTCCTCCGGGGCCTTAGCGCACGGCCCCGCGATGCCACGTTGGAACGGATCGCCGAAGGGCTCGGCGTGCCGGCCGACGTCCTCTTTCGCGAGCGCGCTCGCGACTCCGGCGAACTGCTCTCCGCTCCGCCGGTCGAGGACATCACCACCAGCGAGGCTCTGCAGATCGCCATCGCGCGAGTGGAAGAAATTCCGGCCGACGAGCTCGAAGCGGTTCGTCGCCAAGCCGAAGAGCTTCTGCGCAGCATCCAGCGAGGGGCGAACGAGTAG
- a CDS encoding tyrosine-type recombinase/integrase yields the protein MGYVHDLWYKKGPAGRKVQTKYHGKGKRWQARWETPDGEPKTRLFEKQVDAQKHVTKMDHAVLAGDYLDPEAGKVKVGDFALKTWLPAQDIKGRTEIEYRGVLDRYLIPEWGRRQIRTIKPSEAKAWQALLASKYELTGTTPNRVARHVRSVFRLAVFDKAIRASPFEGIKAPTLTETKVYPPDVAEARQIIAAAYTALWRAMFEVCALTGLRSGELRGMRLEKFDALRMAYRVDQQLVYERGKGMYLDDLKTGAGKRVLPLNRRAVDVIAAYVAGHPPPKNGPWAGLIFAMPGGKPIGESTIDWAIKQTCRYAKTEARHLHELRHHYASVLIAGGESPSVVQQRLGHKDVLTTLRIYSHLFNEAKETTRNVLDAAWAIPSKDEKRLASVTKIT from the coding sequence GTGGGGTACGTCCACGACCTTTGGTACAAGAAAGGGCCGGCCGGACGGAAGGTCCAGACGAAATACCACGGGAAGGGGAAGCGCTGGCAGGCCCGGTGGGAGACGCCGGACGGCGAGCCGAAGACCCGCCTCTTTGAGAAGCAGGTCGATGCACAGAAGCACGTCACCAAGATGGACCATGCGGTCCTGGCGGGCGACTACCTGGACCCAGAAGCCGGGAAAGTCAAGGTCGGCGACTTCGCGCTCAAGACGTGGCTGCCGGCCCAGGACATCAAGGGACGAACTGAGATCGAGTACAGGGGCGTACTCGACCGCTACCTGATTCCTGAGTGGGGCCGACGGCAGATACGGACGATCAAGCCCTCCGAGGCGAAAGCGTGGCAGGCGCTCCTCGCGAGTAAGTACGAGCTGACCGGGACCACGCCTAACAGGGTCGCGAGGCACGTCCGCAGCGTGTTTCGCCTGGCGGTCTTCGACAAGGCGATCAGGGCATCGCCGTTCGAGGGGATCAAGGCGCCGACGCTGACGGAGACGAAGGTCTATCCGCCGGACGTCGCCGAAGCCCGCCAGATCATTGCCGCGGCCTACACCGCCCTCTGGCGGGCGATGTTCGAGGTGTGCGCTCTCACCGGCCTGCGCAGTGGAGAACTGCGCGGGATGCGGTTGGAGAAGTTCGATGCCCTCCGGATGGCCTACCGGGTCGATCAGCAGCTGGTGTACGAGCGCGGCAAGGGCATGTACCTGGACGACCTCAAGACCGGTGCGGGGAAGCGGGTGCTCCCGTTGAACCGACGGGCGGTCGACGTCATCGCCGCGTACGTCGCCGGGCATCCCCCGCCCAAGAACGGCCCCTGGGCCGGCCTGATCTTCGCCATGCCGGGCGGCAAGCCGATAGGTGAGAGCACCATCGACTGGGCCATCAAACAGACCTGCCGCTACGCCAAGACCGAGGCGCGCCACCTGCACGAGCTTCGCCACCACTACGCCTCGGTGCTGATCGCCGGCGGCGAGAGTCCGAGCGTGGTCCAGCAGCGCCTCGGTCACAAGGACGTCCTCACGACGCTGAGGATCTACAGCCATCTGTTCAACGAGGCGAAGGAGACGACGAGGAACGTCCTGGATGCGGCCTGGGCCATCCCGAGTAAGGATGAGAAGCGGCTCGCGTCGGTCACCAAGATCACGTAA
- a CDS encoding methyltransferase domain-containing protein produces MTTPTTSAADELRRLMTERLAADGTLHDPAWRDAFASVPREVFVPEFTLRARGGKVRYTPADPSWIAAVYQDASLVTQANDAGTATSSSTAPTVMARMLEALDVEDGNRVLEVGTGTGYNAALLSHRLGGNRVTSVDVDPALVDAARDRLRIAGYAPTLAAGNGMAGYPDHAPYDRLVATCGVGRVPDAWRTQVRPHGVMVVAVGYGIARLAIGEDHSACGRFLPHLTAFMAARSTPDATTAAGRHVAGTLATAQGDRQAIVVPVGLDAEAPQFLASLVHPDVAQISLTNEEGKAVRCLYTPDMTSWARITMRDPREAELIHGGPRDLWAERAPYLRAWVTAGRPGIHRYGLTVTAEGGHTLWLDDPAGHAWPLM; encoded by the coding sequence ATGACGACCCCCACCACGTCCGCCGCCGACGAGCTGCGCCGCCTCATGACCGAACGCCTCGCCGCAGACGGCACCCTGCACGACCCGGCATGGCGCGACGCGTTCGCGTCGGTGCCGCGCGAGGTGTTCGTGCCCGAGTTCACTCTCCGGGCCCGCGGCGGGAAGGTCCGCTACACGCCGGCAGACCCGTCCTGGATCGCCGCGGTCTACCAGGACGCCTCCCTCGTCACCCAGGCCAACGACGCCGGCACCGCCACCAGCTCCAGCACCGCGCCCACGGTCATGGCCCGCATGCTGGAGGCCCTGGACGTCGAGGACGGCAACCGCGTCCTGGAGGTGGGCACCGGCACCGGATACAACGCCGCGCTCCTCTCCCACCGGCTCGGCGGGAACCGCGTGACGTCCGTAGACGTCGACCCGGCCCTGGTGGACGCCGCACGGGACCGGCTCCGCATCGCGGGCTACGCCCCGACCCTCGCGGCCGGCAACGGCATGGCCGGCTACCCCGACCACGCGCCGTACGACCGTCTGGTGGCGACGTGCGGCGTCGGCCGCGTGCCAGACGCATGGCGGACCCAGGTCCGGCCGCACGGCGTGATGGTCGTCGCCGTCGGGTACGGCATCGCCCGACTGGCGATCGGCGAGGATCACAGCGCGTGCGGACGGTTCCTACCGCACCTCACCGCGTTCATGGCGGCCCGCTCCACGCCCGACGCCACCACGGCCGCGGGCCGCCACGTCGCGGGCACCCTGGCGACCGCGCAGGGAGACCGCCAGGCGATCGTCGTACCGGTCGGCCTCGACGCCGAGGCGCCGCAGTTCCTCGCCTCCCTCGTCCACCCGGACGTCGCACAGATCAGCCTCACCAACGAGGAAGGGAAGGCGGTGCGCTGCCTGTACACCCCCGACATGACGTCGTGGGCGCGCATCACCATGCGAGACCCCCGCGAGGCCGAACTCATCCACGGGGGGCCGCGCGATCTCTGGGCGGAGCGCGCGCCTTACCTCCGCGCATGGGTCACGGCCGGGCGCCCCGGCATCCACCGCTACGGACTCACCGTGACCGCCGAGGGCGGGCACACCCTGTGGCTCGACGACCCGGCCGGGCACGCCTGGCCCCTCATGTAG
- the tgmB gene encoding ATP-grasp ribosomal peptide maturase, whose protein sequence is MTVLVLTQPSDATADLVIAELNRRAVPVVRLDPGDFPESVQVTARIGARHSGWMGELRGQHRDVSLDEVSSVYYRRPSPHRLHPGLSDRDAKWTASEARAGLGGLLTALTARWVNHPHLNTPAGVKPHALAIAARCGLAVPDTLITNDPAAAREFVAGLPGGVAAYKTIGTTGPAGTGGEAVAVWTTQVRADDIDNSVALTAHQFQEWITTAYEVRLTVVGPKMFAAEIHTPTQLADVRTDYAAHTYTPCDAPAPIAAGVRRLIDAFELSYAAMDFLVSPDGTWTLVDLNPNGQWAYIPALRTPITHALADLLEDPA, encoded by the coding sequence ATGACCGTCCTGGTGCTGACCCAGCCCTCCGACGCGACCGCTGACCTGGTGATCGCGGAACTCAACCGGCGGGCGGTGCCCGTCGTCCGACTGGACCCCGGGGACTTCCCGGAGTCCGTACAGGTCACGGCCCGTATCGGCGCGCGGCACAGCGGCTGGATGGGCGAGTTACGTGGCCAGCACCGGGACGTCTCCCTGGATGAGGTCAGCTCGGTCTACTACCGCCGGCCGTCACCGCACCGCCTGCACCCCGGCCTGAGCGACCGGGACGCGAAGTGGACAGCCTCCGAGGCCCGCGCGGGCCTCGGAGGGCTGCTCACCGCCCTGACCGCCCGGTGGGTGAATCACCCGCACCTGAACACGCCGGCCGGGGTCAAACCCCACGCCCTCGCCATCGCCGCCCGGTGCGGCCTGGCAGTGCCCGACACGCTGATCACCAACGACCCCGCGGCGGCCCGCGAGTTCGTCGCCGGCCTACCCGGCGGAGTCGCCGCGTACAAGACCATCGGGACCACCGGCCCGGCCGGCACCGGTGGAGAGGCCGTCGCCGTGTGGACCACCCAGGTTCGCGCCGACGACATCGACAACAGCGTGGCCCTGACCGCCCACCAGTTCCAGGAGTGGATCACGACCGCCTACGAGGTGCGTCTGACCGTGGTCGGCCCGAAGATGTTCGCCGCCGAGATCCACACCCCAACGCAACTCGCGGACGTCCGCACCGACTACGCCGCCCACACCTACACGCCCTGCGACGCACCGGCCCCGATCGCCGCCGGCGTGCGCCGCCTGATCGACGCGTTCGAACTCAGTTACGCCGCAATGGACTTTCTCGTTAGTCCAGACGGGACCTGGACGCTCGTCGACCTCAACCCGAACGGCCAGTGGGCGTACATCCCCGCGCTGCGCACCCCCATCACCCACGCCCTGGCCGACCTCCTGGAGGACCCCGCATGA
- the tgmA gene encoding putative ATP-grasp-modified RiPP yields the protein MPTELLERVRPFGLTQAVPVRPVSDPLPALTLCPERQISITEDGVPFVFEPRMSSAFETVAQTQEDHQLDEEKSNDTD from the coding sequence ATGCCCACCGAACTGCTGGAACGTGTCCGCCCCTTCGGTCTGACCCAGGCCGTCCCGGTGCGCCCGGTGTCCGACCCGCTGCCGGCACTCACGCTCTGCCCCGAGCGGCAGATCAGCATCACCGAGGACGGCGTCCCGTTCGTGTTCGAGCCGCGCATGTCGTCGGCGTTCGAGACGGTCGCCCAGACGCAGGAGGACCACCAGCTGGACGAGGAGAAGTCGAACGACACGGACTGA
- a CDS encoding DNA-processing protein DprA: MISAVTITGTRSTNHRPTEDYHQLFADHLRPYAGAHFYIGGARGIDTLALLWLAENTAAPLTVVVPGRVEQQPAEAREAVARTRNRITEVVELGAAELRTPAFHARNRWMVDHSQFTIGFPLTGPPGTSGTWQTLNYTHEQGRPHLIVPV, translated from the coding sequence TTGATCAGTGCTGTGACAATCACCGGCACCCGCAGCACCAACCACCGCCCTACGGAGGACTACCACCAGCTCTTCGCTGACCACCTCCGCCCCTACGCCGGCGCCCACTTCTACATCGGCGGCGCCCGCGGCATCGACACCCTCGCCCTGCTCTGGCTCGCCGAGAACACAGCAGCGCCTCTCACTGTCGTTGTCCCCGGTCGCGTCGAGCAGCAGCCGGCGGAGGCTCGGGAGGCCGTCGCGCGCACCCGGAACCGGATTACCGAGGTCGTCGAGCTGGGCGCTGCGGAACTGCGGACCCCGGCGTTTCACGCCCGAAACCGATGGATGGTGGACCACAGCCAGTTCACCATCGGCTTCCCACTCACGGGCCCCCCGGGCACTTCCGGCACCTGGCAGACTCTCAACTACACCCACGAACAGGGGAGACCGCACCTGATCGTGCCCGTGTGA
- a CDS encoding GH25 family lysozyme encodes MTVNGIDVASYQTSTFSTSGLGFVMVKATEGTSYINPKHTAQVAHARAAGVTVGHYHFARPGSMSAQVAYFLQHAAAAPGDVLALDWEDTGVSGADKDAFIKALQKESPAHRVLLYCNVDFWLHRDTTSFCGDGLWIADPESDAGHPRVEHAWTLHQYSVSGGVDRNVANFASSDALTAWAAKGSSGAVPKYEPFPGASWFTVGRKSPVVAAMHARLVAVSCNHYQTSSNKDVIGSGDIASYQAWQRKCGYSGAAATWPPGKTTWDKLHVPTS; translated from the coding sequence ATGACCGTCAACGGAATTGACGTCGCGTCCTACCAGACGAGCACCTTCTCCACCTCCGGCCTCGGATTCGTGATGGTCAAGGCCACCGAAGGCACCAGCTACATCAACCCCAAGCACACCGCGCAGGTCGCGCACGCCCGGGCCGCGGGCGTCACCGTCGGCCACTACCACTTCGCCCGGCCCGGCAGCATGTCCGCCCAGGTCGCGTACTTCCTCCAGCACGCCGCGGCCGCGCCCGGCGACGTCCTCGCCCTGGACTGGGAGGACACCGGGGTGTCGGGGGCGGACAAGGACGCCTTCATCAAGGCGCTCCAGAAGGAGTCACCCGCCCACCGGGTGCTGCTCTACTGCAACGTCGACTTCTGGCTGCACCGCGACACCACCTCCTTCTGCGGGGACGGGCTGTGGATCGCCGACCCCGAGTCGGACGCCGGCCACCCGCGGGTGGAGCACGCCTGGACGCTCCACCAGTACAGCGTCTCCGGCGGCGTGGACCGCAACGTCGCCAACTTCGCCAGCAGCGACGCGCTCACCGCATGGGCGGCGAAGGGGAGTTCCGGCGCCGTGCCGAAGTACGAGCCGTTCCCCGGCGCCTCCTGGTTCACCGTCGGCCGCAAGTCCCCTGTCGTCGCCGCGATGCACGCCCGCCTGGTCGCGGTCAGCTGCAACCACTACCAGACCAGCAGCAACAAGGACGTGATCGGCTCCGGCGACATCGCCTCCTACCAGGCGTGGCAGCGCAAGTGCGGGTACAGCGGCGCGGCCGCGACCTGGCCGCCCGGCAAGACCACCTGGGACAAGCTCCACGTCCCCACCTCCTGA